In Mytilus edulis chromosome 4, xbMytEdul2.2, whole genome shotgun sequence, the following proteins share a genomic window:
- the LOC139518647 gene encoding uncharacterized protein, whose protein sequence is MSNIDDQIAEISRQIQALSESTIQHGQSFLSSTSKDQNVRPKVVESKDRYFHHKQELTKNQSTVHTVCSGSNDVKIKPSKYDGTTPWMDYLSHYEMCALVNEWSEHQKGLYLAVSLIGQAQAVLGDLPKEKRQIFSDLVYALEERFAPSCQTELYRVQFKECRQKASETLPALGQSVRRLSNLAYPTAPLELRDTLAKEQFIDALVDSEMRLRIKQSRPKGLNDAIRLAVELEAYNTAESKTLNSIGHLRQTTSDERTDTPDSPDTTVSMGQMAIWMQTIENNLLAITNEIKDLKSQRKFQRGKIDNTHSKRKRGGPCFNCGEIGHFARDCLHNIQIPSTKGTNKNDFITEGTVKTLKYELTSPNNDKDAVVSASADAGMFVELNIQDVPATFVVDTGATLTLVSSRVYDLMSDLCRPHLSETSSQIKSVSDKYLSHRGKGSFKIDFGKEKFILEAVVTDLQVDGILGLDFMKKKNKCLIDVSATVLHIDNVKVPLCVQGTKIRNTDVRRKSCRLTSDTQSKTDCDCFKREQSQVNLVTSQMPDMGKNFTLNELQSNDSDLKLVKRWLTEDQKPQYSEVSGKGYSIRSLWSQFGCLEVHDDVVVRRHVDRERNIVKLQAVIPMSERKQVLEYCHDTDYTGHLGTHKTREKICQSYYWPGIQSDVRAYVASCAKCYKRKRPMKRKRISWRLEDNGRHDSKRPTYLADNVNK, encoded by the coding sequence ATGTCGAATATTGACGATCAGATTGCTGAAATTAGTAGGCAAATACAGGCGCTTAGTGAAAGCACAATACAACATGGGCAAAGTTTTCTATCATCTACATCTAAAGATCAGAATGTACGTCCGAAGGTTGTTGAAAGTAAAGATCGATATTTCCATCATAAACAGGAATTAACGAAAAATCAAAGTACTGTTCATACTGTTTGCTCTGGTTCGAATGATGTGAAAATCAAACCATCAAAATATGATGGCACTACTCCATGGATGGATTACTTATCACATTATGAGATGTGTGCCCTAGTAAATGAGTGGTCTGAACACCAAAAAGGTTTGTACTTGGCCGTGTCACTGATTGGACAGGCTCAAGCAGTCCTTGGGGATTTACCAAAGGAAAAGAGACAAATATTTTCAGACCTAGTATATGCACTGGAGGAACGCTTTGCTCCATCTTGTCAAACTGAACtgtatcgtgtacaatttaaggAATGTCGACAAAAAGCAAGCGAGACTTTGCCGGCGTTAGGTCAGTCAGTTCGAAGACTGTCTAATCTGGCCTACCCGACTGCTCCGTTAGAATTAAGGGACACGCTCGCCAAAGAACAGTTTATAGATGCACTAGTAGACTCCGAAATGAGACTGAGAATTAAACAGTCCCGTCCAAAAGGTCTTAACGATGCTATACGGTTGGCAGTTGAGCTTGAAGCGTATAACACGGCTGAGAGCAAAACACTGAACAGTATAGGTCATTTACGACAGACTACTAGTGACGAACGGACAGACACACCTGATAGTCCTGACACGACTGTTTCTATGGGACAAATGGCGATATGGATGCAGACGATTGAGAATAATTTACTGGCCATAACAAATGAGATTAAAGATTTAAAGTCCCAAAGAAAGTTCCAACGGGGGAAGATAGATAACACACACAGTAAAAGGAAAAGGGGTGGCCCTTGTTTTAATTGTGGAGAAATAGGACATTTCGCGAGAGATTGTCTCCATAATATTCAGATACCAAGTACGAAGGGAAcaaataagaatgattttattacGGAAGGTACGGTTAAAACACTAAAGTATGAACTTACGTCTCCAAATAATGACAAAGACGCTGTTGTTTCAGCATCAGCGGATGCAGGAATGTTTGTCGAGTTGAACATTCAAGATGTACCAGCCACGTTTGTGGTTGATACTGGGGCTACACTCACTTTGGTCTCTTCAAGAGTGTATGATTTAATGTCTGACTTGTGTAGGCCACATTTGAGTGAAACTAGTTCACAGATTAAGTCCGTCAGTGACAAGTATCTAAGTCATCGAGGTAAAGGtagttttaaaattgattttggtAAAGAGAAGTTTATATTAGAGGCCGTTGTAACTGACCTACAAGTCGATGGTATTCTAGGTTTAGActtcatgaagaaaaaaaataagtgtcTGATTGACGTGTCTGCTACCGTATTACACATCGATAACGTTAAGGTCCCCCTATGTGTTCAAGGTACCAAAATTAGAAATACTGATGTCCGTAGAAAATCTTGTCGGTTAACATCAGACACACAGTCAAAAACGGACTGTGATTGTTTTAAGAGAGAACAAAGTCAGGTAAACCTAGTTACAAGTCAGATGCCAGACATGGGTAAAAACTTTACTTTAAATGAGTTACAGTCAAATGACTCGGACCTTAAACTTGTTAAGCGGTGGCTGACAGAGGATCAAAAGCCACAGTACAGTGAGGTATCAGGTAAAGGATACTCTATAAGGTCATTATGGAGTCAGTTTGGTTGTTTAGAGGTCCATGATGACGTAGTAGTTAGACGCCACGTTGACCGGGAACGGAATATTGTGAAATTACAAGCGGTAATTCCTATGTCGGAGCGCAAGCAAGTATTAGAATACTGTCATGACACAGACTATACTGGTCACTTAGGTACGCATAAGACTCGAGAGAAGATATGTCAGTCTTACTATTGGCCTGGTATACAGTCTGATGTTAGGGCATATGTTGCTAGTTGTGCTAAGTGTTATAAGAGAAAACGCCCAATGAAAAGGAAACGTATCTCGTGGAGATTAGAGGATAATGGTCGTCACGATAGTAAGAGACCAACTTACTTGGCTGATAATGTAAATAAGTAA